In the genome of Diaphorobacter sp. HDW4A, the window TTGGGCGCCATCATGGGTCTGGGTCGTGTCGGCGCTATCCTCGGCCCGCTGCTTGGAGGCCTTCTGCTGTCGCTGCCCATCTCGACAGTTTTCCTCGCCTTTGCCGTGCCCGGAGTCTGCTCCTTCATTGCGATTGCCATGGTGCAGAACCGCTATTCGCACGACCGTGCTGCCGACGGGTCACGCAAACGCAACGCGGATGCGCGGAGCCCCGGCAAACAGGTGCGTCCGGCTGCACACTGAGTACATGCGAATGGCTGGCGGCTCAGCGCCGGTCGAAAAAATGCGCCATCGCGTATGCGAGATGGCGCGTTTTTCCTTGGCTGGGCGTTGTTGCGGGACGAACCGCATTGCTTCAATGCCGTGCCCCAACACTGGATCGTGGAAGGCGATGCGTGGCCCGATGAGAAAACGATCCACCTTGGCGGCCAAGCCATCAACCTGAGCGCTTCAATTGTGGGAGTCGGCAGGCAACGGAACGTCGAAAGCGTTCAGATGGACGGACACCATGCAATAGAGTCCGACCAGATAGATCAGCTCGGTAGCACCGTCAGCGCCGAAGGTCTCGACTGCCTTGCGATAGGTCATCTCCGGCAAGGTACTGCCCCTCACCAATGCTGAAGCGACGTCGTACGCGACCGCTTCGTCATATTTTAGGTTGCCCGGCCGTTGGCCTGCGACGATCGTGCTGATCGTGTCGTCAGTGATACCGCGCAGCTCTGCGACCAGGACGTGCGCATACAATTCCTAGGCCGCATGGAAATGGGCACCAGTCACAAGACAGGATTTCGAGCTTTGGGTAGGTGCTGCCAAAAAGGTACGGATATGCTTTCGCCGCTCGACATTCTCCCGGCATTGCAGGTGCAGGCTGGCTGCTGTCGCTCGCTCCGGGGGACGGACTGTCCCCGATAACCGGAACCGGTCTAGAGGGCGGCCAACCTAACACAGGCTCGTCAGTGTGGCTGCTGCAGTTCCGCAATCAGCTTCTCTTTAGACTCGCCAGCGAACTCGGCACGCCGCAATTTTAGGTGTTCGAGCATGAAGTCGTTCGACAAGTCGAACGAGTCCAATAGCGTGTACCAGTCCATCACGTACAGCTTCATGCGAGGTAATTCGGCGATGAGCCCCATCTCTCCACGATCAATGAGATCGTTTTTACGTCCCTGAATCAGCGTGTCATCAGAGGAAATCTTCCGTCCAACGAGGATGAGCTCAAAGTGCGTCCTCTCCGACGAAAATTCGGGAAAGCGCTTGATGATCTGCGCGTAGTCCTCCAGTTGTCTCAGGTGTTTGGTGTTCAGCGCGATGGACGGTCGCTTTATCTCGATGATGGTGCACTTGTGGATCGACTGGCTGCGCGAGTCGTGGGTTGGGTACTTTCTTGCTAAGAACAGGTCCACTTGGCGCTGTGCTCCCGCGACGTCAGTGCTGTCCTCCACGTCCGCCTCATCGATCTCATCGTTTTTGACGGCTTTGTCCCTCAGGGACTTGGCAATCTTGGTAAACGTGTCTTCTTCTGCGCCGAGCGTTTCGAACCTCGGGCCGAAGAGCCAAGTGTTGTTCTCGATGACCTGCTGCAGATCGGGCGTCTCAAGTACCTCTCGATAGTGCTCGTTCATGACCACTCTCAGCTTCTGAACAGCGGTCGCTCGACGTTGCAGTACCTCGATGGTAGAGACGATGTTCTCAAAAGACGTCTGGCGCAGTTGTTCGCTGAGCTTCTGGACGGCTTCTGGGGAAAGGTCTAAAGCGCCATTCAAGACATCAAGAAGAGCGTCGTTTTCATTTGAGACTGCCAGGCGATCAATCAGACGAATGATGACCCGGATTTGCTTCTTGCTCGCGTTGAAGACCTGTGGGTCTGCAAGATAGATTTCCTTGACAAGCGTTCGAGAGTTGTTGAGCCGCCATTCCCTTTCGCTCTCGGGCAAGCCTGCGTAGGTAGGAAAGCATCCATCACGGATATAGCCGTCCACTACAGTTTCAGCTTTCTTGCGCAAGAAGTCCTCGTATACCTCTTCGGTCAGGGCGCCGAGTTGGCGAATCAGCCCTCTCCAAGCCAGAGACGTAAGGCTGTTCGCCTCTAGGTTGAACAGATCAGCGGTTGGCGAAAATGAATCTGCCCACGCGGAGGTGACGCACACCGTCGTGAAGAAGCCTGGCTTGTTGTTCAAGGTGCTAAGTACCTTGTAGACCAGTTCGTTCTTAGAGTTGAACAGGTAGATGTAAGACTTCTCAGAGCTTGGCTTGTTGTCCCATCGGATCACTTGCACATCGAAGTCGTGGTCGCGAACATTTATGGTTCGCTTCGTGATCTCATTTCTCGGGACCGAAATCAGCACGTCGTTGATGCGCAGTTCCTTGCTGTCGCGGACGGCCAGGAACCAACCGAATTCAGCTGAAAATTTCTCTCGCAGAGTCTCTGAGACTGGCAGATTTTTTGTGAAATTCGTCAGCTCGACTACTGTTCCATGGGGCTTGTCCGCAAGCTTTGGGTGCTGCTCGTCCGCCTTGATGTGATGCCCCTTGTAATGCTTGATGGATTGGGCTTCAACTGATATGCGGGCATCACCCTTTGTAGACCGAGTGAACCAGGTGGCGTCTCGGCAGATGACGTGAAATGCAAGGCGGCCGCGACCGTGCGAACCGTGCAGCGATGGGTCAGCCTGTTTGGATGATTCGTTGAACTGGCCAAACGTTGCCTTCAGTGTGGTGTAGTCGATACCTAAGCCGTCGTCTACTACCGCTGCGCGGTCGATACCGTTCAGATCGTTTTCGTAGACATCCACGTAAACGCGCTCGGCCTTTGCATCAAAACCATTCCACACGAGTTCAAAGAGTGGCTCGTACGCCTCGCTCTTCTTGAAGTGCTTCTTGATGCCCTCATTGCCGATATCGGCGGTGCCAGAGAATTCGTTAGGTTGAGCTAGGACTTCATCAGTATCCGTCCGGCCAACCCATCTACCCCGAATGAGCAATTGCAAGCACCATCGTGTCCACGTAAACCATCGTGCACACCATGTCTCAAGAGATTCCCCATTCGCGCTCCTGTGTCCCCCGCACGCGCCGGGTCTACAGCGCGCAATTCAAGGCTGAACTGATCGCTGCGTGCCAGCAGCCCGGCGCATCAATTGCCGCCACAGCGCGTGAACATGGCATGAATGCCAACGTGCTGCATCGCTGGCTCAAGGAGCATCGTCTGGGCCAGCACCAGAGCGCCTGCGATACCGCGCATGCTGATGCGTCCGGCATCGCCCCACACTGCGCCGATGCAGCGGCTGAGCCAATGGCCAATGCACAGGCTGTTTGTGCCCCAGCGCATCAGGCTCATCCGGTGCCGTCCAACCCCGTGCCCGCCTTCATCGCGGTGGCGCTGGGCTCGCCGGTGATGGGGCCTCAGGCAGCGGGTGTACAAGCTGCCCCAAGTGCTGCATCGGCAGCTTGCTCATCAGACATCCGCATCGAGTGCTGTCATCACGGCACCCTCGTGACGGTCAATTGGCCGCTGGCCGCTGCTGGCGAGTGTTCCCGCGCATTGCAGGGTTTGTTGCAGGTGCTGCGGCAATGATCCGTATCGACGCTGCCTGGCTTGCCACGGCCCCGCTGGACATGCGCGCCGGCACCGACACGGCGCTGGCCCGCGTAGTCGCCGTCTTCGGCGCCGCCCACCCTCACCATGCCTACCTGTTCGCCAACAGACGCGCCAACCGCATCAAGGTGCTGGTGCACGACGGCATAGGCATCTGGCTGGCCGCTCGCCGCCTGCACCAGGGCAAGTTCGTCTGGCCGACGCCAGGCGATGAGCAGTGGCAGTTGGAGCCTGTCCAGCTTGACGCCCTGGTGCTGGGCCTACCCTGGCAACGCATGGGAAACGCCGGCATTATCACCATGGTCTGAAGCCGGCGCGCAATCGGTGGATCTGCGCATGGCAGCGCAGTGCCATGCTTGGCACACTGCCTGTCATGTTGATGCAGCCGCAATTCCTGGATGATCTGAGCGCCGAGCAGCTGCGCGAGATGACCACGCGGCTGCTCACAGAACTACGCCACAGCCAGGCGCTCAACGCCAAGCTCACCCACGAGAATGCGCTCTTGAAACGCATGAAGTTCGCCGCACAGTCCGAGCGCTTCAACGCCGAGCAGCGCAGCTTGCTCGAAGACGAGATCGAGGCCGACTTGGCGGCTGTCTGCTTGGAGATCGAGCAGCTGCAGCCTGCGGCCGCTGCCCCGCAAGCCAAACAACAGCCCAAACGCCAGCCGCTGCCGGCCAATCTGCCGCGCCGCGAGATCCGCCACGAGCCCGATTCGACCACCTGCCAGTGCGGCTGTCAGATGAAACGCATCGGCGAAGACGTGGCCGAAAAGCTCGACTATGTGCCCGGCGTGTTCACGGTGGAGCGTCACATCCGTGGCAAGTGGGCCTGCGCCCAATGCGAGACCATCACCCAGGCGCCGGTTGAAGCGCATGTGATCGACAAAGGCATCCCCACCACCGGCCTGCTGGCCCAGGTGCTGGTGGCCAAATACGCGGACCACTTGCCGCTGTACCGTCAGGAAAGCATCTTTGCGCGCGCCGGTCTGGCCATTCCTCGCTCGACTCTGGCGCAGTGGGTAGGCACCTGCGGCGTGCGGCTGCAGCCGCTAGTCGATGCGCTCAAGGCGGAAATACTCGGCCACCGTGTGCTGCACGCCGACGAGACGCCAGTGCAAATGCTCAAACCTGGCAAGGGAGCGACGCATCGCGCCTACCTGTGGGCCTACGCGCCAGGGGCGTTCGAAGACATGAAAGCCGTGGTGTATGACTTCTGCGAGTCCAGGGCTGGCGAGCATGCCCGCAACTTCCTGGGCGACTGGAAGGGGCACTGGTTTGCGACGACTTCGCCGGCTACAAGGCCCTGATTGCCAGTGGCGTGACCGAGGTGGGCTGCCTGGCGCATGCCCGGCGCAAACTCTTTGACCTCCATGCGGCGAACAAAAGCCAGCTTGCCGGGTTCGCGCTGGAGCAATTCGCCAAGGTCTATGACATCGAGCGCGAGGTCAAGGAACTGAACGCCGATCAACGCAAAGCCATTCGTCAGCAGCACACCAAGCCGATCCTGGATGCGTTGCACCAGTGGATGACATTGCAGCGGCAGAAACTGCCCGATAGCTCAGCAACGGCCAAGGCCCTGGATTACAGCCTCAGGCGCTGGACGGCGTTGACACGCTTCGTCGATGACGGGCAACTGCCCGTGGACAACAACTGGATCGAGAACCAGATCCGGCCCATTGCCATTGGCAGAGCCAATTGGCTGTTCGCCGGCAGCCTGCGCGCGGGCCAGCGGGCGGCGGCGGTGATGAGCCTGGTGCAGTCGGCGCGCATGAACGGGCATGACCCCTATGCCTACCTCCAGGACGTGCTCACAAGGCTGCCCACGCACAAGGCCAGCCGTATCGACGAGCTCTTGCCGCACCGCTGGCAGCCCACTGACATCTGATCGTCAGCAATGGTCGCCATCGGCGGTCAACATGGGTTTGCCGTGCGCTTACCTTCATCAGTAGGAACAGACATGACTATTGGACTAGGCTGTGGCGTGAACAGCCCCGGGTTTTGAGGATGCTCCAACACGAGAGAAGATGGAGCTATGAACAAGTCACCGAAGTTCTCCCCGGAAGTGCGCGAACGCGCTGTGCGTATGGTGCAGGAGCACCGAGCCGACTACCCCTCCCTGTGGGCAGCTATTGAATCGATTGCCCCAAAGATTGGCTGCGTGCCACAGACCTTGAATGACTGGGTCAAGAAGGCCGAGGTCGACAGCGGACATCGCCCCGGCACCACCACCGCGGATGCGCAGCGCATCAAGGAACTGGAGCGTGAGGTCAAGGAATTGCGCCGGGCCAATGACATCCTGAAGACGGCCAGCGCGTTTTTTGCACAGGCGGAGCTCGACCGCCGTCTCAAGTCGTGAGGGCCTACATCGACCGCCACCGTGATGATTACGGGGTCGAGCCCATCTGCAAGGTGCTACAGATGGCCCCGTCGTGTTACTGGCGCCACGCAGCCCGGCAACGCAATCCGCAATTGCGCAGTGCGCGCGCCCTGCGTGATGAAGGCTTGAAGGCTGACATTCAGCGCGTGTGGCACGCCAACTGGCAGGTCTACGGAGCCGACAAGGTCTGGCTGCAGATGAACCGTGAGGGCATCCCGGTGGCGCGCTGCACGGTGGAGCGACTGATGCGTGCCATGGGGTTGCAAGGGGTACGCCGTGGCAAGACGGTGCGCACCACCACGCCGGACCCATCGGCGCCGTGCCCGCTGGACCACGTCAACCGGCACTTCAAGGCCAGCCGCCCCAACGAGCTGTGGGTGTCGGACTTCACTTACGTCTCCACTTGGCAGGGGTGGTTGTACGTGGCCTTCGTTGTGGACGTATATGCCCGGCGCATCGTGGGCTGGCGGGTCAGCCGCAGCATGCAGACCGACTTCGTGCTGGATGCCTTGGAGCAGGCTTTGTACGACCGCCAGCCAGCGACCCATGCCTTGACGCACCATTCCGACAGGGGCAGTCAGTACGTCAGCATCCGCTACACCGAACGCTTGAATCAGGCGGGCGTACAGCCCTCGGTGGGCAGCAGGGGCGACAGTTACGACAACGCGCTGGCCGAGACCATCAACGGTCTGTACAAGACCGAATTGATTCACCGCCGGGGCCCCTGGAAGAGCAGGGAATCCTTGGAACTGGCCACCCTGCAGTGGGTACACTGGTTCAACCACGTCCGACTGCTCAAGCCAATCGGAGGCATCCCTCCGGCAGAAGCTGAGGCAAACTACTGGAGGCAACTCGCAGCCAGCGATGCCTCAATAGAGGCGTCAACTTAAACTAACCAGCCTCCTCGATACCCGGGGCCGTTCAGCGCGCTTGCACCGCGCGACGTTGGTGGATGCGGAGGGGGAGCAAGTGTGAGCATAACGGTTTGGCAACGATGTACACAGAGGCCAAGGCCTCGTCAGAACGACGGGCAACTTCACAAGTCGACAAAGTGCTAGTGACCCGACATCCGACGGAGGGCAGGCTACTTCCGCTTTCGCTGCAAAACTGACTTCTGCAATCTCAGCTAATCGACGGCAACGGATCAAGAGGTTCTGCCGGGCTACCTCGAGCAATAGTGGTTTTAGTATCTAGAAATTTCGGTAGTTACTCCCTTGTATCCTTTGCCGCTTGCTCTCCATAATTTCACTGAAGGGAGGGCATAGCATGAAGTTTTCAAAGATGTTGCGGGGGATTGCGCTTGGTGCCGTGATCTTGTCTTGGGGATGGAGTGCAGCGTTTCAGATAGGCCCTCTTGGCACCCGCCATGAAGAGCGCCTGACCAATGAATCCAACTCGACGCTGGCCGATATTGCGGGGAAACTGGGGGTTCTAGTCAAAACCCCGGTCCATGAGGAAATCACCCATCTCGGTAAGTGGTGCCATGTGGAGCGCACCAATCTCGCGTCTGATACCTATTGCAGCGGTCGCGACGTGGGGTTTGCATCGCCTTATGTCATCTATGGAGTCCGCTGGAACGACCTGCCGCCCTTTCGCCTAGAAGAAGGTCAAGGCAACTGCGACTACTTGGGCCGCAAGAATGTCTGTCGCAGTCAAACCATTCGCTTCTCCACCCAACCCGCATGCTGGTATTGCCTGTTCAAAGATGGGGAGCGCAAAGCCCAATCCAAGGCCATTGTGGGCTGCAACAAGACCGCTAACAGCGTTCAAGGCAACCTGATGACACGGTCACATTTTGGCGACCTCCAGTTCCTGCATGGCATGGCCAGCGCGCCAGATCTGCATCCCGTCTATACCAGGGCCCAGATCCTAGAATGGCTTGAGTTTGCGTGGAAGGTGTCCTCTAAAGAAATCCGGCCACAGGCACAGCTGAAGACTATCGACAATCCCACCATCAAGCAGCATTTTGGGTGCACGGAATGGACTGTCGCAGATCTGTACTTGCTAGGCCGTCAGGATGCGGACAGCGGCCTGATCACCCAGATCCGTGAGATCGCTTTCGGCTCCGTGCTGCATACCGTACAGGACTCCTTTGCTGCAGCGCATGCTGAGCGGGAACCGCAACCGACCGGGGAGCAATGCGAAGGCACTTCATTCATGACGCCGGCACGGATCGTGGAGTTTCATGCCTATGGTGCCCAAGATGGCACCCTGCACGACCATGACGACAGCCGGGAGGCCATGACTGCCGTCGCTCAAGATCGTTGGCCCGAAGCCGTGGAGGTAACGCGAAACCTGTTTGACCTCCATTCCGACGGTGCCAAATGGGCGGATGCCAATACCTATCTGCAATGTGTATTCACATTGAGCGATGTTCGCAGACCCTCTTCACCAGGAGAGGCATATCGACGGGCTCTTGCGCCTCGCCAACCTTAAAGAGCTCGATATCGGGAGGTATTTGCGCAGGGAGGGCAGAGCAGGGAATCTCTTACGGCCTGCGTTATGCAATATGTCTCGCGTCCCTTTCATCTCCTATATCGATCGCCGCATCTTCTTGAACCACTCACGCATGCCTTGGTAGCGTCGACAGATCATGCAATTCAAGGAAAATTTCTGCAACTGGCCTCTACACTGACATTTTGTTTAAAGCTTGAGCAGGCAGAAAAATTCTGCTTTCCAGATGCTGTAATTCCTCAAAAAAAAGCAAGTGCTTATACGAAATAAGGAGACTTGCCCTCTATGCTATTACGGGCAAATCAGATTCGGCTTCCTCCGAAAGAGTGGATACCTTGCTCGTAGTCTTTTGTCTCCATTTTACACAAATAGCTTGCGCGGTAAAATGCGTCTTGAAATGATTGAAAATCATTTCTGAAAATACAGTATGTTGGGTTGATAGGAATGTGAATTAGACCCAGAAGATCGGCCGGATGCATTCCCAAAGCACTTCCCCATGCCTCATGAAT includes:
- a CDS encoding ATP-binding protein, translated to MQLLIRGRWVGRTDTDEVLAQPNEFSGTADIGNEGIKKHFKKSEAYEPLFELVWNGFDAKAERVYVDVYENDLNGIDRAAVVDDGLGIDYTTLKATFGQFNESSKQADPSLHGSHGRGRLAFHVICRDATWFTRSTKGDARISVEAQSIKHYKGHHIKADEQHPKLADKPHGTVVELTNFTKNLPVSETLREKFSAEFGWFLAVRDSKELRINDVLISVPRNEITKRTINVRDHDFDVQVIRWDNKPSSEKSYIYLFNSKNELVYKVLSTLNNKPGFFTTVCVTSAWADSFSPTADLFNLEANSLTSLAWRGLIRQLGALTEEVYEDFLRKKAETVVDGYIRDGCFPTYAGLPESEREWRLNNSRTLVKEIYLADPQVFNASKKQIRVIIRLIDRLAVSNENDALLDVLNGALDLSPEAVQKLSEQLRQTSFENIVSTIEVLQRRATAVQKLRVVMNEHYREVLETPDLQQVIENNTWLFGPRFETLGAEEDTFTKIAKSLRDKAVKNDEIDEADVEDSTDVAGAQRQVDLFLARKYPTHDSRSQSIHKCTIIEIKRPSIALNTKHLRQLEDYAQIIKRFPEFSSERTHFELILVGRKISSDDTLIQGRKNDLIDRGEMGLIAELPRMKLYVMDWYTLLDSFDLSNDFMLEHLKLRRAEFAGESKEKLIAELQQPH
- a CDS encoding IS3 family transposase (programmed frameshift) gives rise to the protein MNKSPKFSPEVRERAVRMVQEHRADYPSLWAAIESIAPKIGCVPQTLNDWVKKAEVDSGHRPGTTTADAQRIKELEREVKELRRANDILKTASAFFGTGGARPPSQVVRAYIDRHRDDYGVEPICKVLQMAPSCYWRHAARQRNPQLRSARALRDEGLKADIQRVWHANWQVYGADKVWLQMNREGIPVARCTVERLMRAMGLQGVRRGKTVRTTTPDPSAPCPLDHVNRHFKASRPNELWVSDFTYVSTWQGWLYVAFVVDVYARRIVGWRVSRSMQTDFVLDALEQALYDRQPATHALTHHSDRGSQYVSIRYTERLNQAGVQPSVGSRGDSYDNALAETINGLYKTELIHRRGPWKSRESLELATLQWVHWFNHVRLLKPIGGIPPAEAEANYWRQLAASDASIEAST
- the tnpB gene encoding IS66 family insertion sequence element accessory protein TnpB (TnpB, as the term is used for proteins encoded by IS66 family insertion elements, is considered an accessory protein, since TnpC, encoded by a neighboring gene, is a DDE family transposase.) — translated: MIRIDAAWLATAPLDMRAGTDTALARVVAVFGAAHPHHAYLFANRRANRIKVLVHDGIGIWLAARRLHQGKFVWPTPGDEQWQLEPVQLDALVLGLPWQRMGNAGIITMV
- a CDS encoding transposase: MSQEIPHSRSCVPRTRRVYSAQFKAELIAACQQPGASIAATAREHGMNANVLHRWLKEHRLGQHQSACDTAHADASGIAPHCADAAAEPMANAQAVCAPAHQAHPVPSNPVPAFIAVALGSPVMGPQAAGVQAAPSAASAACSSDIRIECCHHGTLVTVNWPLAAAGECSRALQGLLQVLRQ